TAATAATACTGTACAAGAGTCTAAAATAAAGAAAGCGACGTATAAAGATTTTACTTACGATGTAAATCCAGAAACATTCACAATAACTGTAGAACATGAGGGTGTAAAGGAACAGGCATCACAACCCCTACCGAAAATGAAGGTATCGAATGTAAAAAAAGAAAAGGATCGTACATCGTGGGAATATCCAGATGAAAAAGTAAAAGTAAACTTAGAAAAGAAAAAAGACCACTTAAACATTGAAGTGGAATCGACTGGTGCGGAAAGCTTTACGTGGCCGAAAGTAGAGGCTGAAAATTATACACTTCCGTTATGGGAAGGTAAGCAAATTCCGAGCAATGATGAGAATTGGAAGAAGTTTTTAAAGGATGATGCATATTCATTTGCTGAATCATTTTCTATGAAGTTTTTTGCATTAAATGGTTCTAAATATTCGATCGTATATATTGCGAATAATATGTTTAATAATGAATTGAAATTTCATTCAAATCCAAAAATAGGGTTTGATTTCACACATGAATTCCCGAGTATAAATAAAAATAAAACATATGGCTTTCAATTATATGTGACAAATAATGATGCAGTAAGTATTGCTAAACTGTATAAGGATAATATTGTTGAAAAAGGTGAATTTAAAACATTACAAGAAAAGGCAAGAAAAAATAAAGAAATCGAAAAGCTTTATGGGGCAGCTCATTTTTACTTTTGGAATCAAAATGGTTTATCAGAAAGTAACGTAAATTGGCCGAAGCTAAGAGAGCAAATAAATAGCCCGGTGTTTAGTCATATAAAAGAGCTTATTCAAAAAAATAGTTCAGAGCCTGGGGAATTGAATGTATTTGAGCAGGTGAGTAAACAAGACTTTATCGATAAGTACCAAAAAAATGTTATTTTACGCTATACAAACGAAGTATTATCTATGAAGGAATTGTATAAAGAGGATATTTTCCCGAAAGTTAATCAGGAAGCTAGTGTGTTATTAAAGAAAGGTGTAGATCACTTATCGAAGACAGAGCTGTATAGCTTAAATAAACATTTATTAAAGTCAGTACTCGGTGATGCAGTTGAAGAAGTAAGTAAATGGGGTAAAGCAGATGGGACGGATATACTAAAGGAAATGAAAGAGGCCGGAATAGAAAAGGCGTGGATTGGTTTACCGAACTGGGAACAAGGGTTTATGCAGCCTAATTTCGTTACAGAAGCGAAGGAAATGGGATATTTAGTTGGTCCGTATGATTCTTATCATTCTATTCACGAAAAAGGGGATAAAAATTGGAACACAGCTTCCTTTACTGACCCATCATTATACGAAGAGGCTACTGTAACGAAGAAAAATGGAGAAAAGGTGCAAGGGTTTTTAGGTAGAGGGCGAAAACTAAATCCGACATTATCACTTCCTAGTGTAAAAGAGCGAATGAACGACATATTGCAAAATGGTCCTAAATATAATTCATGGTTTATCGATTGTGATGCGACAGGTGAAATTTATGATGACTATTCGGCAAAACATATAACGACACAAGAACAAGATTTAAAAGCAAGATTAAAACGAATGGATTATATTGCGCAAGAAAAAGGTATGGTAGTGGGCTCTGAGGGCGGAAATGATTTTGCGAGTAGTACGATTGCATTTGCTCATGGAATTGAAACGCCAGTTATTAAATGGGACGATGAAGATATGAGAAAAAACAAAACAAGCCCGTATTATGTAGGTGGATATTGGTCACCAAATCAAAATGTTCCCGAAAAATATGCAAAACAAGTACCGTTGAAAGAAGAATATAAACAAGTATATTTAAATCCAGTATATTCGGTACCATTATATAAATTAGTATACAACGATTCCGTTATTACAACGCACCATTGGGAATGGGGAAGTTTGAAGGTGAAAGATGAAGTTGGAAATCGTATGTTATATGAGTTATTGTATAATGTTCCTCCGTTGTACCATTTAGATGAAATAGAGTGGAATAAGCATAAAAAAGAAATTACACAGCATCTGAAAGTTTGGAATGAAGTTCATGAAAAAGCAGTAAAAGAAGAAATGACGAACTTTGCATATCTGTCAGAAGATAAGCTAGTACAATCTGCTTCATATGGAAAGGATATTAAAATTATTGTGAATTTCTCAAATGAAGATGTAGAAATAGAAAAAACGAAAATACAAGCAAAATCAGCTTTAATTAATAATAATGGGAAGCAAATGATATACACACCAAATGAGAAATAATAAGGTGAAACTTTAATCAGTGGGGGTGTTCATCTCCCACTGATTATTAGCCTTCAATCGAGCTTTTACAGGAAAAATTTCACTCTTTATTCTTACTGAAATTCGAGGCTCTTACTACCTAAATAACAGAATGGTAAATCTGTGAATTCGAATGCTTTGAAGTGTTAAATTTTTGAAGTTGATAAACAGTGACTTGCCAAAAATAAGCACGAGAGTATAATGTGAAATGGAATACATATTGGATTCATGATGTAACCTTACAAAAATGTAAGGTGATTGAAAGGAAATTCAATATGAAGATTACTAGACATACATTATACTAGGAAAAGAGAAAGAGAGGAGAATGAACATGAGCTCTGAATTAGAACAAAACACGAGAAGTAATAAAAAGCGTTCTAAAAGAAAGTCAATGAAATGGTTCATATTAATTCCATTTTTCCTACTTATTTTTGGAGGAGTAGGATATGGTTCATTTATATATAACAAAGCAAAAGCTGTTGTAAGTGATGCGTATGCAAAAATTGATAAGTCATCAAAGCGTGATAAAGAAGTTGAACCTTTAAAGGATAATATTTCAATATTAATTATGGGTGTAGATGGAAGTGAAATGAGAAAAAGCCAATATGGCGAAGCGGTTCGAACGGATGCACTTTTATTAGCAACAATTAATAAAGATGATAAGTCTGTTAAGCTAGTAAGTATTCCACGTGATTCACGTGTTTATATTCCAACTAGAAAAAAACTAGATAAAATTACTCATGCTCACGTATTTGGTGGCGTGGAAAGTACCCGAGATACGGTGGAAAGATTTTTAAATGTCCCTGTTGATTATTATGTGAAGTTTAACTTTGAATCATTCGTACAAATTGTCGATTCAATTGGTGGTATTGATATTGATGTACCAGTTACTTTCACTGAACAAGATAGTAAAGATCAAGCTGGTATGATCCATTTAGAAAAAGGTTACCAACATTTAAATGGAGAACAAGCACTTGCACTTGCAAGAACGCGTAAAATTGATAGTGATGCAATGCGTGGTCAAAGACAACAACTTGTAATTGAAGCAATTGCGAAAAAAGCTA
This genomic interval from Bacillus cereus contains the following:
- a CDS encoding glycoside hydrolase, with amino-acid sequence MKKMIAICLLTTMSFSTLVGCDVKGNNTVQESKIKKATYKDFTYDVNPETFTITVEHEGVKEQASQPLPKMKVSNVKKEKDRTSWEYPDEKVKVNLEKKKDHLNIEVESTGAESFTWPKVEAENYTLPLWEGKQIPSNDENWKKFLKDDAYSFAESFSMKFFALNGSKYSIVYIANNMFNNELKFHSNPKIGFDFTHEFPSINKNKTYGFQLYVTNNDAVSIAKLYKDNIVEKGEFKTLQEKARKNKEIEKLYGAAHFYFWNQNGLSESNVNWPKLREQINSPVFSHIKELIQKNSSEPGELNVFEQVSKQDFIDKYQKNVILRYTNEVLSMKELYKEDIFPKVNQEASVLLKKGVDHLSKTELYSLNKHLLKSVLGDAVEEVSKWGKADGTDILKEMKEAGIEKAWIGLPNWEQGFMQPNFVTEAKEMGYLVGPYDSYHSIHEKGDKNWNTASFTDPSLYEEATVTKKNGEKVQGFLGRGRKLNPTLSLPSVKERMNDILQNGPKYNSWFIDCDATGEIYDDYSAKHITTQEQDLKARLKRMDYIAQEKGMVVGSEGGNDFASSTIAFAHGIETPVIKWDDEDMRKNKTSPYYVGGYWSPNQNVPEKYAKQVPLKEEYKQVYLNPVYSVPLYKLVYNDSVITTHHWEWGSLKVKDEVGNRMLYELLYNVPPLYHLDEIEWNKHKKEITQHLKVWNEVHEKAVKEEMTNFAYLSEDKLVQSASYGKDIKIIVNFSNEDVEIEKTKIQAKSALINNNGKQMIYTPNEK
- a CDS encoding LCP family protein, with product MSSELEQNTRSNKKRSKRKSMKWFILIPFFLLIFGGVGYGSFIYNKAKAVVSDAYAKIDKSSKRDKEVEPLKDNISILIMGVDGSEMRKSQYGEAVRTDALLLATINKDDKSVKLVSIPRDSRVYIPTRKKLDKITHAHVFGGVESTRDTVERFLNVPVDYYVKFNFESFVQIVDSIGGIDIDVPVTFTEQDSKDQAGMIHLEKGYQHLNGEQALALARTRKIDSDAMRGQRQQLVIEAIAKKAMSVQSISKMGSLLDAVDKNMKTNLTFDDMLAITKNMAGSDLQMEKMQIEGTDKRIGGIYYYIPNEKNVKDISNKLNEHLGVTPKSVRNE